A DNA window from Polyangiaceae bacterium contains the following coding sequences:
- a CDS encoding PilC/PilY family type IV pilus protein: protein MRKARTLVSLAALVGTSLGAGSAAAQVDVNPPLPNVMLLVDSSGSMEYKSSSAAFPSCDPTGPGSEKSRWVELLEVLTGTIQDYRCDSVNRGSAAFKNEYSLSGVLPPDADYLNPYHRPLSGTCTPGPGVLPINAYDYPAGAVKYHVYNNTSTTCATFAQASDGLLDSFGSAVRFGLMTFDPHTGGGTGVSGTSPDYNTGVSGTWSYFLNAQPKQGKPAACSTMSAQEVGARNAAAPPWEGRMVGFGASSASGATLATKNAQIQEILLASRPYGATPIAGMLEDTRDFLWNDTSLDPLISTDDFGPYRDPFINGGCRQNFVVLLSDGEPNLDLRPFCEGLGPPVGVCPYAKPEDIAFDLANAADPNKRTKVFVIGFAVSNVTLQNSTPVDCENLTDADLNNPTGLCATNPNERELQACCTLSRIAYNGGTTRAYFADDKDELRASLSAVLSSIVKNTTSRTIPVFASSPTISDPFAAGYRFFSSFETKQFQLWNGVIERQRYVCKKDSVTGELTPEPQDIDSTKGDDFVANVNSGSGPPRKFYTVQGNLDVGKIHSQRSIRPGLTGNPDGISNYSGSEVSGDASGLAGSVLPAAMGLDGTSCPAMTAAQCRDKYLRWVLGLNNGTIYHRCATPGATDCNLVGDIFHSTPNIVGPPAALLRDETYELFASSRAKRPIVMYTSTNDGFLHAFKVAAVDPADSFKVDAMQNNELWAFVPPAVLPSFPSQYPGTHQVLLDGLPVIKDVVAQTGVSGLVFERSPGQASSGQGQWRTILLQGFGGGRGGYFALDVTDPAAGPKFLWQLTEDESGAPLFGNNSSTPVISTLFFDTGGGVVKEVAVAVLPGGDAVPTGGPCARRDPVPTGVDTRFTPRSNVPCYGAAVPARSLTVVRLDNGEVIRSFRGELTDAPANLSAAGRVIHAPIDSPITGTPVPFPATTGAIADRIFVGDRDGTLWRVDVSSTNPSNWTMKLFFDTYATTLGHDWDEGHAIETPPILSVDDLGNITLAISTGDQDVLTATPGMATYAFSLTEKVVTVGPVFTSNANWYTRFDDGERVAGPMTLFNGSLFFSTFAPEPPGSAQVCKAGSSRVWGVDYIKPKQIGSALGDLSKGGLERLPDSGSLVQFIDSSSTLLQDGSVIFGVGVTQLPSCTEEASVTDPYFGSGTHTSISNIAPGNFQLVMHTGGIGQTVVGGKSRRLEINLPTPRSTTNIDSWAAIIE from the coding sequence ATGAGAAAGGCAAGAACGTTAGTTTCGCTCGCAGCGCTCGTCGGGACTTCTCTCGGCGCAGGCTCCGCTGCGGCGCAGGTCGACGTCAACCCGCCGCTGCCGAACGTCATGCTGTTGGTCGATAGCTCGGGCTCGATGGAGTACAAGTCGTCGAGTGCTGCCTTCCCCAGCTGTGACCCCACCGGTCCTGGCAGCGAGAAGAGCCGCTGGGTCGAACTCTTGGAAGTGCTCACGGGCACGATTCAGGACTATCGCTGCGACAGCGTGAATCGTGGCTCGGCGGCCTTCAAGAACGAGTACAGCCTGAGCGGCGTGCTACCGCCCGATGCCGACTACCTCAACCCCTATCATCGGCCGCTGTCGGGCACCTGCACGCCTGGGCCGGGCGTCTTGCCCATCAACGCCTACGACTACCCCGCGGGCGCGGTGAAGTACCACGTCTACAACAACACCTCGACGACCTGCGCGACCTTCGCCCAAGCCTCGGATGGCCTGCTCGACTCCTTCGGTTCGGCCGTGCGCTTCGGGCTGATGACCTTCGACCCGCACACCGGTGGCGGCACGGGCGTGTCGGGCACCAGTCCCGACTACAACACCGGCGTCTCGGGCACTTGGAGCTACTTCCTGAACGCGCAGCCAAAGCAGGGCAAGCCGGCCGCCTGCTCGACGATGTCCGCGCAAGAGGTCGGCGCTCGCAACGCAGCCGCACCGCCCTGGGAGGGACGCATGGTCGGCTTCGGGGCGTCCAGCGCGAGCGGCGCGACCCTGGCCACGAAGAATGCGCAGATTCAGGAAATCCTGCTGGCCAGCCGCCCCTACGGCGCCACGCCCATCGCCGGCATGCTGGAGGATACGCGCGACTTCTTGTGGAACGACACCTCCCTCGATCCGCTGATCAGCACCGACGACTTCGGTCCCTACCGCGATCCCTTCATCAACGGCGGCTGCCGACAGAACTTCGTCGTGCTGTTGTCCGACGGCGAGCCCAACCTGGACTTGCGTCCCTTCTGTGAAGGTCTCGGGCCCCCGGTGGGCGTGTGCCCCTACGCGAAACCCGAGGACATCGCCTTCGACCTGGCCAACGCGGCGGATCCCAACAAGCGGACCAAGGTGTTCGTGATCGGTTTCGCCGTGTCCAACGTGACGCTGCAGAACTCCACCCCCGTCGATTGCGAAAACCTGACGGATGCAGATCTGAACAACCCGACCGGGCTGTGCGCGACCAATCCCAACGAACGCGAACTCCAGGCGTGCTGCACCCTGAGCCGCATCGCCTACAACGGCGGAACGACGCGCGCCTACTTCGCCGACGACAAGGACGAGTTGCGTGCCAGTCTGTCCGCGGTGCTCTCCAGCATCGTGAAGAACACGACCAGTCGCACCATTCCGGTTTTCGCCTCGTCCCCGACGATCAGCGACCCCTTCGCGGCGGGCTATCGCTTCTTCAGCTCCTTCGAGACCAAGCAGTTCCAGCTGTGGAACGGCGTAATCGAACGTCAGCGCTACGTGTGCAAGAAGGACTCCGTCACTGGCGAACTGACGCCCGAACCCCAGGACATCGACTCCACCAAAGGCGACGACTTCGTCGCCAACGTGAACTCGGGCTCGGGTCCGCCGCGCAAGTTCTACACGGTGCAGGGCAACCTCGACGTCGGCAAGATCCACTCGCAGCGCTCGATTCGCCCCGGGCTCACCGGCAATCCCGACGGCATCAGCAACTACTCCGGCAGCGAAGTGAGCGGCGACGCGTCAGGGTTGGCAGGCTCCGTTCTCCCGGCGGCGATGGGTCTGGACGGTACGAGCTGCCCCGCGATGACCGCCGCTCAGTGCCGCGACAAGTACTTGCGCTGGGTCCTGGGTCTGAACAACGGCACCATCTACCACCGCTGTGCGACCCCGGGCGCCACCGACTGCAATCTGGTCGGCGACATCTTCCACTCCACCCCCAACATCGTCGGGCCGCCAGCAGCACTGCTTCGCGACGAGACCTACGAACTCTTTGCATCGAGCCGCGCGAAGCGTCCGATCGTGATGTACACGTCGACCAACGACGGCTTCCTGCACGCCTTCAAGGTCGCCGCCGTCGATCCGGCAGATAGCTTCAAGGTGGACGCGATGCAGAACAACGAGCTGTGGGCCTTCGTGCCACCAGCCGTGTTGCCCTCCTTCCCGTCCCAGTACCCCGGCACGCACCAGGTGCTGCTCGACGGGCTGCCCGTGATCAAGGACGTCGTGGCTCAAACGGGAGTGTCGGGCCTGGTGTTCGAGCGCTCGCCGGGACAAGCGTCTTCCGGGCAGGGCCAGTGGCGCACGATCCTACTGCAAGGATTCGGCGGTGGCCGCGGAGGCTACTTCGCCCTGGACGTGACGGATCCCGCCGCGGGTCCGAAGTTCCTGTGGCAGCTGACCGAGGACGAAAGCGGCGCGCCCCTGTTCGGCAACAACAGCTCCACGCCGGTGATCTCCACGCTGTTCTTCGATACGGGCGGCGGCGTCGTCAAGGAAGTGGCCGTGGCCGTGTTGCCCGGCGGCGACGCGGTGCCGACGGGGGGCCCCTGCGCGCGACGCGATCCCGTGCCCACGGGTGTGGACACGCGCTTCACGCCGCGCAGCAACGTGCCCTGCTACGGCGCGGCCGTGCCTGCGCGCTCGCTGACCGTCGTGCGCCTGGACAATGGCGAAGTCATTCGGTCCTTCCGCGGCGAACTGACGGATGCGCCGGCAAACCTGAGCGCTGCGGGGCGCGTCATCCACGCACCGATCGATTCGCCGATCACCGGCACGCCGGTTCCCTTCCCTGCCACGACCGGAGCCATCGCCGACCGCATCTTCGTCGGGGATCGCGACGGCACGCTGTGGCGCGTGGACGTGTCCTCGACCAACCCGTCCAACTGGACGATGAAGCTCTTCTTCGACACCTACGCGACCACCCTGGGACACGATTGGGACGAGGGTCACGCCATCGAGACGCCGCCCATTCTCTCCGTGGACGATCTGGGCAACATCACCCTCGCGATTTCCACCGGGGACCAGGACGTGCTGACGGCCACGCCGGGCATGGCGACCTACGCCTTCTCCTTGACCGAGAAGGTCGTCACCGTCGGGCCGGTCTTCACCTCCAACGCCAACTGGTACACTCGCTTCGATGATGGCGAGCGCGTGGCGGGCCCGATGACGCTGTTCAACGGATCCTTGTTCTTCTCCACCTTCGCTCCCGAACCCCCGGGCAGCGCCCAAGTTTGCAAGGCCGGCTCGAGTCGAGTGTGGGGCGTCGACTACATCAAGCCGAAGCAGATCGGCAGCGCCCTCGGCGACCTGTCCAAGGGCGGACTGGAGCGACTGCCCGATAGCGGCAGCCTCGTTCAATTCATCGACAGCTCGAGCACGCTGCTGCAAGACGGCTCGGTGATCTTCGGCGTCGGAGTCACGCAGCTCCCCTCCTGCACCGAGGAAGCCAGCGTGACGGATCCCTACTTCGGCTCCGGGACCCACACCTCGATTTCCAACATCGCCCCAGGCAACTTCCAACTGGTGATGCACACCGGCGGCATCGGCCAAACCGTGGTCGGTGGGAAGTCGCGGCGCTTGGAAATAAACCTGCCGACGCCGCGCAGTACCACCAACATCGACTCCTGGGCCGCCATCATCGAGTAG